From a single Prochlorococcus sp. MIT 0603 genomic region:
- the frr gene encoding ribosome recycling factor — translation MITNEVELNMQKTVEASQRNFNTIRTGRANTSLLDRLTVEYYGADTPLKSLATISTPDSQTISIQPFDLSSLSLIEKAISISDLGFTPNNDGKIIRINIPPLTEERRKQFCKLASKYAEEGKIALRNIRRDAIDKVKLAEKEGDFSEDQSRDEQSSIQKLTDKYIHEIENNLSKKESEILKV, via the coding sequence ATGATTACTAATGAAGTTGAATTAAACATGCAAAAAACAGTTGAAGCTTCTCAACGAAATTTTAATACCATAAGAACAGGACGCGCTAATACATCTTTGCTAGACCGTTTAACTGTTGAATATTACGGAGCAGATACGCCACTGAAATCACTGGCCACTATATCCACACCTGACTCTCAAACTATTTCCATTCAACCATTCGACTTAAGTTCATTATCATTAATAGAAAAAGCAATATCTATTAGCGATCTTGGCTTTACCCCTAATAATGACGGGAAGATAATTCGTATTAACATTCCACCATTAACAGAAGAGAGAAGAAAACAGTTCTGCAAATTGGCCTCTAAATATGCAGAAGAAGGGAAAATAGCTCTTCGTAATATTAGACGAGATGCAATTGACAAAGTAAAGCTTGCAGAAAAAGAAGGTGATTTCTCAGAAGATCAGAGCAGAGATGAGCAGTCTTCCATTCAAAAACTAACCGATAAATATATCCATGAGATTGAAAACAATTTATCCAAAAAGGAATCTGAAATTCTTAAGGTGTGA
- the pyrH gene encoding UMP kinase translates to MAYSRVLLKLSGEALMGSKPYGIDPEIVQSIAEDVSKVVEGGTELAIVVGGGNIFRGLKGSSAGMDRATADYVGMLATVMNAITLQDGLERAGVPTRVQTAIEMQQIAEPYIRRRAIRHLEKGRVVVFGGGCGNPFFTTDTTSALRAAEINADVIFKATKVDGVYNQDPKKYPTAIKYESLSFQDVLSKEIAVMDSTAIALCKDNKIPIIVFNIFEAGNINKAVAGENIGSRISNSS, encoded by the coding sequence ATGGCTTACTCACGTGTACTCCTAAAACTTAGTGGTGAAGCCCTAATGGGAAGCAAACCATATGGGATAGATCCGGAGATAGTTCAATCAATTGCTGAAGATGTCTCAAAAGTTGTTGAAGGAGGAACAGAGCTAGCAATTGTCGTAGGAGGAGGAAATATTTTCCGTGGTCTAAAAGGATCTTCTGCTGGAATGGATCGAGCAACTGCAGATTATGTTGGAATGCTTGCGACTGTAATGAATGCGATAACTCTTCAAGATGGACTAGAAAGAGCAGGAGTGCCAACAAGAGTTCAGACAGCTATTGAGATGCAACAAATCGCTGAACCATATATTCGACGTCGAGCAATAAGACATCTTGAAAAAGGAAGAGTTGTTGTATTTGGAGGCGGATGTGGGAACCCTTTCTTTACTACAGATACAACATCAGCATTACGTGCAGCCGAAATAAATGCTGATGTTATTTTCAAAGCAACTAAAGTTGATGGTGTATATAACCAAGATCCAAAGAAATACCCAACAGCCATTAAATATGAATCTCTATCTTTTCAAGATGTACTTAGCAAAGAAATAGCTGTTATGGATAGCACTGCAATTGCTCTTTGTAAAGACAATAAAATTCCAATAATTGTTTTTAATATTTTCGAAGCTGGCAATATTAACAAAGCAGTCGCAGGAGAAAATATAGGCTCTCGTATTTCTAATTCAAGCTAA